GGCAACGGGTAGGATTAGCCCAGGCGCTTATTCATAATCCGCAGGTATTAATCCTGGATGAGCCAACCACCGGACTCGACCCGAACCAGTTGAGTGAAATCCGTAGTTTGATTAAGCAAATCGGGCAAGAAAAAACCGTGTTGTTTTCCACGCACATTATGCAGGAAGTTTCGGCTATCTGCGACCGGGTTGTAATTATTAACAACGGCAAAATTGTAGCCGATAGCGATGTAGCTTCTTTAAACAGCTTAGGGCAACAGGAAATAGCCACGCTGGTAGAATTTGAAAGCCCGGTAGAGGTAAGTTTGTTGCAAGGCGTGCCGGGCGTGCAGGAAGTACAACACGTAAAAGAGTATACCTACCGGATTATTTCCACTAAAAACATGGACATCCGGTCGGCGGTGTTTAGTTTGGCCGCCACGCACAGTTGGAGTTTGGTAGGTTTGCGCCAGGAAGAGCGTTCGCTCGAAAAGATTTTTCAATCATTAACTAAATAAATAATTTTTAAAAAAATGATGAATTAGAAATTAAAAATTAGAAATGATAAATCATGTTTGTCATATGCTGGTTAGTGGAGAGTAGCTCTATAAGTCGTTTGTGAAGACACAAACGACGGCATTGAAAATCAGGAATCTTTAACGAGCCATTTCTAATTTCTAATTCATAATTTCTAATTAAAAGAACTATGTTCGCCATTCTGCGGAAAGAAATAAATTCGTTTTTAAATTCCATGATAGCCTACATTGTGATCGGGGTTTTCCTGCTCACCACGGGTTTATTTATGTGGGTTTTTCCGGATAGCAGCGTTTTAGATTACGGGTACGCCGATATGTTAACCTTGTTTAACATTGCGCCCTGGGTATTTCTTTTTTTAATTCCGGCCATTACCATGCGCACCTTCGCCGAAGAAAGAAAATCCGGCACCATTGAATTGCTCCTCACCAAGCCCATCACCGACCTGGAATTAATTACCGGTAAATTTTTGGCTTGCTTGTGTCTGGCCGTTCTGGCTTTGCTGCCCACCTTAATTTATTATTATTCGGTGTATACGCTGGGCAGTCCGGCCGGTAACCTCGACTCGGCGGCGGTAGCGGGTTCGTATTTGGGCATGGTGTTTTTGGCGGGCATTTTTACCGCCATTGGTATATTTGCCTCGGCCCTCACCGAAAACCAGATTGTAGCGTTTATCATTGCGGTGTTTTTTTGTTTTCTGCTGTACTCCGGCTTCGATTCGCTGGCTGCTATTGACGTGTGGGGTACGGCTTCGTATGTCATCAGTCAGTTAGGCGTTTCTTTTCATTACAGTGCTTTGAGTAAAGGTTTAATTGATTCCCGGGACGTGTTATACTTTGTAAGCGTGGCAGTATTGTTTTTACTGGCTACCAAATTAGTAATGGAGAGCAGAAAATGGTAAACGAAAATAAGGCGGCTTTAACCAGCAGCCGGAAGCAAAAAGATATTTCGCAATTCTTCGTACTTGTTGGTCTGGTTGTTTTACTCAATGTTGTTTCGGGTTTTTATTTTTTCCGGATTGATTTAACCCAGGATAAGCGCTACACCATGGCGCCAGCCACCCGCCAATTGCTAAAAGAATTGCCCCAGCCCGTGCACGTAGACGTTTACCTGGCCGGGGAGTTTCCCGCGGGTTTTAAACGCTTGCAAGCCGCCGTGCGCGAAACCCTGGAAGAATTCCGGCAGTATTCTTCTAACTTTTCTTACTCGTTTATTGACCCCAGTGCCGGTACCGATTTAAAAAAACGGAATCAATTGTATACCAATCTGGCTTTAAAAGGTATTCAGCCCACTAATTTATTTGCCACCGAAGGCGATAAAAAAGTAGAAAAACTGATTTTCCCTGGAGCCATTTTTTCAGCTAACGGCAAAGAAGAACCCGTGATGCTGTTAAAAGGCAACCAGGCGGCCTTACCGGATGAACGGTTAAACCAATCTATCGAAGGTCTGGAATTTGAAATGGCTTCGGCTATCCGGAAACTGGCCAGCACCAACCGCAAACGCATCGGCATTGTAGAAGGTCACGGCGAACTGGATAACCTCGAAGCGGCTGATTTTATTACCTCGCTGCAAAAGTATTATGATGTATACCGGGTAGATATTAACAAAGTGCCCAGTCTGCAAAGTTTAAGCGCCCTGGTAATTGCCAAGCCCACCCGGCCGTACACCGAAATCGAAAAATTTAAAATTGACCAGTATTTGATGCAGGGCGGCCGAGCTATCTTTTTTTTAGACGGCATTAAAGCCGAAATGGACAGCATTCCGCCCCAGGGTTATTTTGCTTTGCCCAATAATGTAAACCTGGATGATTTACTGTTTAAGTACGGCGTGCGGGTAAACGCCGATCTGGTGCAGGATATTAACTCGGGCCAGGTGCCGGTAGTAACCGGTATGTTTGGCAACAAGCCCCAGACCCAACTATTAAACTGGCGGTATTTTCCGTTGATTAACTCGTTTAGTCAGCACCCACTTACACGTAACCTGGATGCCGTTTACGGCCGGTTTGTGAGTACCCTGGATAGCGTACGGGTTTCAGGAATAAAGAAAACGCCTTTGCTGTTTACTTCGCGGTACACTAAAATTCTGGCGCCGCCCATTACCATTAGTTTAAACGAAGCCCGGGTAAATATTAAACCAAGTTTGTATAATAAAGGCCCGCAAGCCGTAGGTTATTTGCTCGAAGGTAATTTCCCATCGTTGTATACCAACCGGCCTTTACCGGAAGGTTTACCCGCTAATGTCACCGCTATTACTGCCGGCAAACCTGCCAAAATTATTGTTTTCTCCGATGGCGATTTAATTTGGAATGAGGTAAATCGTAAGACTAACCAGCCATTTGAACTGGGCTACGACCGTTTTATGCGCACCCGGTTCGCCAACAAAGATTTGGTAATGAATGCCATGGAATACCTGTTGGATAACAGCGGCCTGATTAACTTACGAGCGAAGCAAATAACCTTACGGCCCCTGGATAAAATCCGGGTAAAAGAAGAACGCAGCCGCTGGCAAATCATTAACCTGGCCGGCCCTCTGGTATTGTTACTCTTGTTTGGATTGGGCAAGTATTACCTCCGGCGCCGCCGATATGCGGCCTAGCTGTTTTTTGCGGCCGGTAAAATTTTAAATTTTTAAAAACTTGCCTTATTAAGTTTTACGGCAGTTTTTCCGGAGTTGGTTTGCGCTCTGAAAACATATCCACAACTTGCAAAAGATTTCCACAATGCGGGTTTTGGGGGTAGGAAAAACTCTATTTATTTTTAACTTTGTTTCATCACATCAGCCTTGAAGGAATGAAATTTATTGTATCGTCTTCTGCTTTATTAAAGCAACTCCAAAGTATAAACGGGGTAGTAGCCAACAACCCGGTAGTTCCTATTCTGGAAAATTTCTTGTTCGAAATTCACGACGGTACCTTAACTATTACCGCCTCTGATCTGGAAACTTCCATGATTACGGAAATCCACGTGGAAGCAAAGGAAGATGGCCGCATTGCCGCGCCTGCCCGGATCTTACTCGAAACTTTAAAAAACCTGCCCGACCAGCCGGTAACGTTCACCATCGACGAAGAGACTTACACCATTGAGTTAAGTTCGGCGAACGGCCGCTACAAACTGTCCGGCGAAAATGCCACCGATTTCCCGAAAGTGCCGGTGGTAAAAAGCCAGAACTCCATTGAAGTTCCTTCTAACGTGTTAGCCCGGGCCATTAACAAAACCATATTTGCGGTAAGCACCGATGAGCTTCGTCCGGCCATGACGGGTATTTTTGTGCAGCTTTCTGATAGCAACATTACTTTTGTGGCTACCGATGGGCACCGTTTGTTACGTTACCGCCGCAGCGATGTGGCTCCCGGCGATACCGCTTCCATTATTATTCCGCGCAAAGCCTTTACTTTATTAAAATCTACGTTACCCGCCGAGCCTACATCGGTACGGGTGGAGTTTAATACCTCCAACGCTTCTTTCAGCTTCGATAATATCCGGTTGGTGTGCCGGTTAATTGATGAGCGCTACCCGGATTATGAAAACGTTATCCCGGTTAAAAACCCGAATAAGTTAAGCATCGACCGCTACGATTTACTCAGCTCCGTGCGCCGGATTTCGATTTACTCGAATAAAACCACGCACCAGGTTCGTTTAAAAATTGCCGGCAGCGAACTACAAATTTCCGCCGAAGATTTAGATTTTTCGAACGAAGCCAATGAGCGTTTAAGCTGCCAGTACGAAGGCGAGGACATGGAAATTGGTTTTAACGCCAAGTTTTTACTCGAAATGCTCAACAACATCGACTCCGATGAAGTGAACCTGGAGCTTTCTACCCCGAATCGGGCCGGCTTACTCATGCCAACCAACAACGACGACAACGAAAATATTTTAATGTTGGTAATGCCGGTTATGTTAAATAACTACGTGTAATTAAAAGTTATAAGTTGTAGGTTACCGGTTATAAGTGGAAATTTTTAAATTTTTAAAATTTAGGAATACAGAAAGGGAAGTTAATGCTTCCCTTTTTTATTGGATTAAGCTTTAGCCATGGCTTACACCACCCACCTCCGGAATAATTTTGCGGAACGATTTATAAATACCGGTTGAAGCCTTACCTTTGCCTTAAAATGCTATTACGTGTTTTGAACGGATAACTTAAAACATATTACTTATAACCTGACTTATGAAAAAATCAGAAATATACTTCAGCATTGCCCTCGATGATCAGCACGTGCCGGAAGCAATTTCGTGGCGCGCTACCGATGCCGGCGAAGCCATTCACTTTGCCAAAGCCATAAACATTGCCCTCTGGGACCGCAACGAAGCCGGTACCATGAAAATTGATTTATGGACCAAAGACATGCCCGTAAACGAAATGAAATACTTTTGCATTGATACCATCGGCTCTATGGCCGAAAGCCTGCAGCGCGCCACCAACGACACCGTTATGGCCGAAAAAATGAAGAAACTTTGCCAGGAGCTCATGAAGCACGTGGACGAAGAAGAAAATAAATAACAACAAAAAAGGCCTTGCACCCGCAAGGCCTTTTTTGTTGGTTTGAATCCAAGTACATTTAATTAACTGATGGTTTTAAAACCTGATCGGTATTCGGTTTTTTATCGGAAGAAGTTGATTTTACCAGGCCCAGGCTTTTAGCGAAATCTTTATCGTACTGGTAAAACTCCGAACGACTACCGTAGTATTTACTGTATTGGTCAAAACTTAAAAAACTTTCCAGTTCTTTATCGCGTTCGCGGCATACATTCTTACTGTTTTTCTCTACCAGCTCCGGATTATTGGCGTATTTCTGCTCGATAGTCACTATTTTACTTACTTTGTCCTGGTTTATTTCCCGTAAACGTTTAGCCTGGTAGTTATTCAGGCGCAACTCCTGTATCATCTGATCCGAAAGCCGGTCGGCTCGTTGCTTCACTAAGTCTGCTTTAGATTCGTTTTGCGCCATACTACCAACTACAGAAAACCAAGTGAAGCACGCCGTTATTAATATCTTTTTCATAGCTGCTATTTTAAATTCCTTACCGGATATTAATGAACAATTATTTAGAAAATAAGATTTCTTCTGTGGTTTATAACGCAAACCAGCGCAGGATGTTGGATTACCAAGGCAAGGCCGTAACAGGTAAAGAATGGCAGTTTTGGAAAATTGAAATTTTTAAAAATTTATAAAGTTAGAAGTTAAAAATTCCTTTCATGCATTGCCGCCAGCTTAAGCTGGCGGCAATGCATTGGTAAGTAAATTCGCTACATAGTGTTTCAATGGATTAAATAATAATGCCTCTTGCGGTGGTTAAACCAGAAGAGGCATCAAAAATTAAATTTTTAAAAAACGTACTTAAGCCAAGGATTAGCTTAAACTATTTTGCTGAATATCAGTTTCAATATTTTTCTTTTCAATCAATTAAAGTCTAACATCTAACATCTAACATCTAGCATCTAGCATCTAAATACTAAAATTGATTGCGCCACATCATCGACTCCACTGGGAACTCGGTACGTTGGTTGTATTTAGCGTTGGATTTTTTATTGTACAAATTCTCGATATCGCCTTTTACTTCAAAGTAAATAAGTTGCCCAATGGGCATGCCGGCGTATACCCGCACGGGCTGGGTAACCGAAATTTCTAAAGTCCAGGTGTTGCAAAATCCTACGTCGCCTTTACCGGCCGTTGCGTGGATATCAATACCCAAACGGCCCACGCTTGATTTACCTTCCAGGAAAGGCACGTGCGCGTGCGATTCGGTGTATTCCTGGGTTACGCCCAAGTATAAGGTAGAAGGCTGCAACACAAAGCCGGTTTCCGGTATCTCGAAATGCAAAATTTCGTTGTGCTTGCGGGCGTCAATAATATCGTCTTTATAGGTGGCCAGGTGCTTGCCTAAATGTACATCGTAGGAGTTGGTGCCGAGGCAACTGCGGTTATAAGGCTCAATTACAATGTTGCCTTTCGCTATTTCGGCCAGAATTTCTTTATCGGTTAAGATCATGGTGCTTGCAAATCAAGCTTAAAAATAAGAATTATTTGCCGAATAGCCGTTGGTAAATTTAGCGGGGCTGGCTTTTTACTCAAAAGTTACCGGCCAGCCCCGGAATAATTAAGCTGGTTGATGAATTTCCTGTAAAGCCTTACGGTTAGCGGCAATGTACTGGTCAGCTAGTTCGTCGGTTAAAGCAACGGACACAAACAAGGTTTCGAACTGCGAAGGAGCCAGGTAAATGCCTTGCCGTAACATGCTGTTAAAATACTGCCCAAACAAAGCTAAATCCGATTGTTTTGCCGAAGTAAAATCGGTAACCGGGTTAGAGGTAAAGAAAATACTGAACATAGAACCTACCTGGTTAATGGTATAATCCAGGTTTAATTGGGCTAAATT
The sequence above is a segment of the Adhaeribacter swui genome. Coding sequences within it:
- the gldC gene encoding gliding motility protein GldC, which translates into the protein MKKSEIYFSIALDDQHVPEAISWRATDAGEAIHFAKAINIALWDRNEAGTMKIDLWTKDMPVNEMKYFCIDTIGSMAESLQRATNDTVMAEKMKKLCQELMKHVDEEENK
- the dnaN gene encoding DNA polymerase III subunit beta encodes the protein MKFIVSSSALLKQLQSINGVVANNPVVPILENFLFEIHDGTLTITASDLETSMITEIHVEAKEDGRIAAPARILLETLKNLPDQPVTFTIDEETYTIELSSANGRYKLSGENATDFPKVPVVKSQNSIEVPSNVLARAINKTIFAVSTDELRPAMTGIFVQLSDSNITFVATDGHRLLRYRRSDVAPGDTASIIIPRKAFTLLKSTLPAEPTSVRVEFNTSNASFSFDNIRLVCRLIDERYPDYENVIPVKNPNKLSIDRYDLLSSVRRISIYSNKTTHQVRLKIAGSELQISAEDLDFSNEANERLSCQYEGEDMEIGFNAKFLLEMLNNIDSDEVNLELSTPNRAGLLMPTNNDDNENILMLVMPVMLNNYV
- the gldG gene encoding gliding motility-associated ABC transporter substrate-binding protein GldG; the encoded protein is MVNENKAALTSSRKQKDISQFFVLVGLVVLLNVVSGFYFFRIDLTQDKRYTMAPATRQLLKELPQPVHVDVYLAGEFPAGFKRLQAAVRETLEEFRQYSSNFSYSFIDPSAGTDLKKRNQLYTNLALKGIQPTNLFATEGDKKVEKLIFPGAIFSANGKEEPVMLLKGNQAALPDERLNQSIEGLEFEMASAIRKLASTNRKRIGIVEGHGELDNLEAADFITSLQKYYDVYRVDINKVPSLQSLSALVIAKPTRPYTEIEKFKIDQYLMQGGRAIFFLDGIKAEMDSIPPQGYFALPNNVNLDDLLFKYGVRVNADLVQDINSGQVPVVTGMFGNKPQTQLLNWRYFPLINSFSQHPLTRNLDAVYGRFVSTLDSVRVSGIKKTPLLFTSRYTKILAPPITISLNEARVNIKPSLYNKGPQAVGYLLEGNFPSLYTNRPLPEGLPANVTAITAGKPAKIIVFSDGDLIWNEVNRKTNQPFELGYDRFMRTRFANKDLVMNAMEYLLDNSGLINLRAKQITLRPLDKIRVKEERSRWQIINLAGPLVLLLLFGLGKYYLRRRRYAA
- the dcd gene encoding dCTP deaminase; the protein is MILTDKEILAEIAKGNIVIEPYNRSCLGTNSYDVHLGKHLATYKDDIIDARKHNEILHFEIPETGFVLQPSTLYLGVTQEYTESHAHVPFLEGKSSVGRLGIDIHATAGKGDVGFCNTWTLEISVTQPVRVYAGMPIGQLIYFEVKGDIENLYNKKSNAKYNQRTEFPVESMMWRNQF
- the gldA gene encoding gliding motility-associated ABC transporter ATP-binding subunit GldA codes for the protein MSVEVKGLTKIFGTQRAVDDISFAVQPGQVLGFLGPNGAGKSTTMKIATCYLPPSAGTITINGYDVQESPIDVRRNVGYLPEHNPLYLDMYVTEYLTFIGQLYGLAGKNLKNRVEEMITLCGLTVERRKKIGSLSKGYRQRVGLAQALIHNPQVLILDEPTTGLDPNQLSEIRSLIKQIGQEKTVLFSTHIMQEVSAICDRVVIINNGKIVADSDVASLNSLGQQEIATLVEFESPVEVSLLQGVPGVQEVQHVKEYTYRIISTKNMDIRSAVFSLAATHSWSLVGLRQEERSLEKIFQSLTK
- the gldF gene encoding gliding motility-associated ABC transporter permease subunit GldF, whose translation is MFAILRKEINSFLNSMIAYIVIGVFLLTTGLFMWVFPDSSVLDYGYADMLTLFNIAPWVFLFLIPAITMRTFAEERKSGTIELLLTKPITDLELITGKFLACLCLAVLALLPTLIYYYSVYTLGSPAGNLDSAAVAGSYLGMVFLAGIFTAIGIFASALTENQIVAFIIAVFFCFLLYSGFDSLAAIDVWGTASYVISQLGVSFHYSALSKGLIDSRDVLYFVSVAVLFLLATKLVMESRKW